One window of the Rosa rugosa chromosome 3, drRosRugo1.1, whole genome shotgun sequence genome contains the following:
- the LOC133736947 gene encoding phosphatidylinositol 3,4,5-trisphosphate 3-phosphatase and protein-tyrosine-phosphatase PTEN2A, whose amino-acid sequence MDSESSVPSTSPSVKAPEEQPPAASDSGSDNSSREAPSKLSASGLTSWAKNLKIPQPMAAAQDSSPTGSGQSGFARFTSGLGLRLSPKAPAEDDDPSGSSKAVQPGIFDTITKGIVDSSKSAVKAVQVKARHVVSQNKRRYQEGGFDLDMTYITENIIAMGFPAGDMSSGFFGYVEGFYRNHMEEVIKFFETHHKGKYKVYNLCSERLYDASLFEGKVASFPFDDHNCPPIHLISLFCRSAYSWLKEDIENVVVVHCKAGMARTGLMISSLLLYLKFFPTAEESIDYYNQKRCFDGKGLVLPSQIRYVKYFERILTYFNGENPPGRRCMLRGFRLHRCPYWVRPTITVSDHNGVLFSTKDHPRTKGLSPEDFWFSAPKKGVMVFALPGELGLTELVGDFKIHFHDRQGDFYCWLNTTMTENRKTLTTNDLDGFDKRKLPSPGFQVEVVLVDYNGNVPATPTPTPSTETTTKKPDESSGTKPPSDDAAAAAADPPSHNANPGGQDKDDVFSDSEAEETGSSKSQRAEANSQAGGTVASTTSSSASTTKSDQVASLTQATKQVSIGSTDSKQVPAASEPKSAAAVGNVTGLGTQNSESEFKAMAADTSVFTFGDEEDYESE is encoded by the exons ATGGATTCGGAATCTTCGGTTCCATCAACTTCACCTTCAGTTAAAGCTCCTGAGGAGCAACCTCCTGCTGCCTCAGACTCAGGATCAGATAATAGTTCTCGGGAGGCACCATCCAAGCTAAGTGCATCTGGCCTAACATCATGGGccaaaaatctgaaaattcctCAGCCAATGGCAGCAGCACAAGACAGCTCTCCGACTGGTTCTGGACAGTCAGGTTTTGCACGCTTTACAAGTGGATTAGGATTGCGCTTGTCTCCAAAAGCTCCGGCAGAAGATGATGATCCCAGTGGAAGCTCAAAAGCTGTGCAACCTGGTATATTTGATACAATTACAAAGGGGATAGTCGACTCTTCTAAGAGTGCAGTGAAAGCTGTTCAGGTTAAGGCCCGGCATGTTGTCTCTCAAAACAAACGCAGATATCAG GAGGGAGGATTTGATTTGGATATGACGTATATCACCGAGAACATTATTGCTATGGGATTCCCAGCTGGTGATATGAGCTCTGGGTTTTTTGGATATGTCGAG GGGTTCTACAGAAACCACATGGAAGAAGTGATTAAGTTTTTTGAAACTCATCATAAG GGCAAGTACAAAGTATACAACCTGTGTTCAGAAAGGCTATATGATGCATCATTATTTGAAGGAAAG GTGGCTAGTTTCCCGTTTGATGACCATAATTGCCCACCAATTCATCTTATATCATTATTTTGTCGAAGTGCTTATTCGTGGCTGAAAGAGGACATTGAGAATGTAGTAGTTGTGCACTGTAAGGCTGGAATGGCAAGGACAGGATTGATGATATCCAGTCTTCTCCTCTACTTAAAG TTCTTTCCTACTGCAGAGGAGTCTATTGACTACTACAACCAGaagagatgttttgatggaaAGGGGCTTGTTCTGCCAAGTCAGATT AGGTACGTCAAATATTTCGAACGTATCTTAACATACTTCAACGGTGAAAACCCTCCTGGTCGCAG GTGCATGCTTAGGGGTTTTCGGCTTCACAGGTGCCCATACTGGGTCAGGCCCACCATTACTGTCTCTGATCATAATG GCGTTCTATTCTCCACAAAAGATCATCCAAGAACCAAGGGTCTTTCG CCTGAAGATTTTTGGTTTAGTGCTCCCAAGAAGGGGGTAATGGTCTTTGCTCTGCCAGGGGAACTTGGTTTGACTGAGTTAGTTGGTGACTTCAAAATCCACTTTCATGATCGTCAAGGAGATTTTTACTG cTGGTTGAACACAACGATGACAGAAAATAGAAAAACTTTAACCACCAATGATCTGGATGGATTTGACAAG AGGAAACTGCCTTCCCCGGGATTTCAGGTTGAGGTGGTGTTAGTTGATTATAATGGCAATGTTCCTGCAACACCTACACCTACACCTAGCACTGAAACTACTACAAAGAAACCGGATGAAAGCTCAGGTACCAAACCTCCATCAGATGACGCTGCTGCAGCTGCAGCAGATCCACCATCCCATAATGCAAACCCAGGAGGCCAAGATAAGGATGATGTGTTTTCAGACAGTGAGGCGGAGGAGACTGGCTCTTCAAAAAGTCAGCGAGCAGAAGCAAATTCTCAAGCTGGTGGAACTGTTGCCAGTACCACCTCCAGTTCCGCATCTACTACAAAATCAGATCAAGTTGCAAGTTTAACGCAAGCAACTAAACAAGTTTCTATTGGAAGCACGGACTCTAAACAGGTCCCTGCTGCTAGTGAGCCTAAAAGTGCTGCAGCTGTTGGAAATGTCACGGGCCTTGGGACTCAAAATTCAGAAAGTGAATTTAAGGCAATGGCCGCCGATACCTCTGTCTTCAcatttggagatgaagaagactATGAAAGTGAGTGA
- the LOC133741520 gene encoding cysteine proteinase RD21A-like has product MGLFSFSSRSSGSAMALAVFFFLFLGLASAADMSIIDYDKKHGMGVVPERTEAEAKAMYESWLVKHRKAYNVLGEKERRFQIFKDNLRFIDDHNKVNRSYKVGLNRFADMTNLEYRSRFLGMKKDRAARLSGGKTGRYAYRVGDKLPETVDWRAKGAVSEVKDQGQCGSCWAFSTVGAVEGVNQIVTGELISLSEQELVDCDKSYNQGCNGGLMDYAFQFIMNNGGIDSEADYPYRGTEGSCDPNRKNARVVSIDGYEDVPQNDEISLKKALAHQPVSVAIEAGGREFQLYQSGVFTGRCGTDLDHGVLTVGYGTDNGKDYWIVKNSWGPNWGEAGYIRLERNVAAKTGKCGIAIEPSYPTKKGQNPPRPGPSPPSPPPPVNPSTVCDDYYSCPAGTTCCCAYAYGNFCFGWGCCPMESATCCDDHYSCCPSDYPVCDLDAGTCRLSKNSPVSVKALKRTSAMHNKRWMGGWGLRA; this is encoded by the exons ATGGGTCTCTTTTCGTTTTCATCCCGATCTTCTGGGTCCGCCATGGCCCTCGccgttttcttcttcctcttcctcggcCTAGCTTCCGCCGCCGACATGTCGATCATCGACTACGACAAGAAACACGGCATGGGTGTCGTACCAGAAAGGACCGAGGCCGAGGCGAAGGCCATGTACGAGTCGTGGCTGGTCAAACACCGCAAGGCGTACAATGTGCTGGGCGAGAAGGAGAGAAGGTTCCAGATTTTCAAGGATAATCTGAGGTTCATCGACGATCATAACAAGGTGAACCGGAGTTACAAGGTGGGGTTGAATAGGTTCGCGGATATGACGAACCTGGAGTACCGGTCGAGGTTCTTGGGGATGAAGAAGGACCGGGCGGCCAGGCTTTCAGGTGGGAAGACGGGTCGGTATGCTTATCGGGTCGGGGACAAGTTGCCCGAGACCGTGGATTGGAGGGCCAAGGGCGCTGTTTCCGAGGTTAAGGATCAAGGCCAATGCG GGAGTTGCTGGGCTTTCTCAACGGTTGGGGCAGTGGAAGGTGTAAACCAGATTGTGACCGGTGAGCTAATCTCATTGTCTGAGCAAGAACTTGTGGATTGTGATAAATCCTACAACCAGGGATGCAATGGAGGTCTTATGGACTATGCCTTCCAATTCATCATGAACAATGGTGGCATTGATTCCGAGGCTGATTACCCTTACCGGGGTACCGAGGGTTCATGTGATCCCAACAGG AAAAATGCTCGTGTTGTTTCCATTGATGGATATGAAGATGTTCCACAAAATGATGAGATCTCTTTGAAGAAGGCTTTGGCACATCAACCCGTGAGTGTTGCCATTGAAGCTGGGGGCCGGGAATTCCAGCTCTACCAATCG GGTGTATTCACTGGACGCTGTGGAACCGATCTAGACCATGGTGTGCTTACTGTTGGGTATGGTACCGACAATGGCAAGGACTATTGGATCGTGAAGAACTCATGGGGTCCTAACTGGGGAGAAGCTGGTTACATCAGGTTGGAGCGCAATGTAGCCGCCAAGACTGGCAAATGTGGCATTGCCATTGAGCCGTCATACCCAACAAAGAAGGGTCAGAACCCTCCTAGACCTGGCCCATCCCCtccatctcctcctcccccgGTGAATCCATCAACTGTTTGCGACGATTACTACTCGTGCCCTGCTGGAACCACATGCTGCTGCGCCTATGCTTATGGAAACTTCTGCTTTGGGTGGGGATGCTGCCCTATGGAGTCTGCAACCTGCTGCGATGACCACTACAGCTGCTGCCCTAGTGACTACCCCGTCTGCGACCTTGATGCTGGAACTTGCAGACTG AGCAAGAACAGTCCAGTGAGTGTGAAGGCCTTGAAGAGAACTTCAGCTATGCATAACAAGCGCTGGATGGGTGGCTGGGGTCTAAGAGCTTGA